A stretch of the Vidua chalybeata isolate OUT-0048 chromosome Z, bVidCha1 merged haplotype, whole genome shotgun sequence genome encodes the following:
- the LOC128802580 gene encoding uncharacterized protein LOC128802580 isoform X2, with protein sequence MGEPPEAMVIKTFGGLDETCEPLLKKHMGSYPRGILAPCKDLHPVGVVGADPGQMSEAERRRIEADFERLRRLLAEQERTVLGRLAELDHTFAATHAEKPLRVTEGVAQLHRLIGQLEARCLPQVSLHKASVASAPTGSWPTWWWPCRRWLYSWCRICATGTNDPSLSSVTVMESLSAPPAPSIAPTLPCCSKRPLAATGSSLKLP encoded by the exons ATGGGTGAGCCACCAGAGGCTATGGTCATAAAGACTTTTGGAGGACTGGATGAGACCTGTGAG cCCCTCTTGAAGAAACACATGGGATCATATCCAAGAGGCATCCTGGCGCCCTGCAAAGATCTACATCCAGTTGGAGTGGTTGGTGCAGATCCTGGGCAG ATGAGTGAAGCCGAGCGGCGCCGCATTGAGGCTGACTTTGAGCGGCTGCGCCGGCTGCTAGCGGAGCAGGAGCGCACCGTGCTGGGGCGGCTGGCTGAGCTGGACCACACCTTCGCAGCTACCCACGCCGAAAAACCATTGCGGGTGACCGAGGGGGTTGCACAGCTCCACAGACTCATCGGACAGCTAGAGGCCAGGTGCTTGCCCCAG gtcagccttcacaaggcatcagtgGCTTCCGCCCCAACCGGCAGTTGGCCAACGTGGTGGTGGCCGTGCAGGAGGTGGCTCTACAGCTGGTGCAGGATCTGTGCCACAGGCACCAACGATCCCTCACTCTCTTCTGTCACAGTGATGGAGTCCTTATCTGCACCACCTGCGCCAAGCATTGCGCCAACTCTGCCGTGCTGCTCGAAGAGGCCGCTCGCTGCTACAGG aagCAGTTTGAAGCTTCCCTAA
- the LOC128802580 gene encoding uncharacterized protein LOC128802580 isoform X1 yields the protein MGEPPEAMVIKTFGGLDETCEPLLKKHMGSYPRGILAPCKDLHPVGVVGADPGQMSEAERRRIEADFERLRRLLAEQERTVLGRLAELDHTFAATHAEKPLRVTEGVAQLHRLIGQLEARCLPQVSLHKASVASAPTGSWPTWWWPCRRWLYSWCRICATGTNDPSLSSVTVMESLSAPPAPSIAPTLPCCSKRPLAATGSINPFSLQKQFEASLKTLQEEDKRCAGLTEAAKETRQEMLT from the exons ATGGGTGAGCCACCAGAGGCTATGGTCATAAAGACTTTTGGAGGACTGGATGAGACCTGTGAG cCCCTCTTGAAGAAACACATGGGATCATATCCAAGAGGCATCCTGGCGCCCTGCAAAGATCTACATCCAGTTGGAGTGGTTGGTGCAGATCCTGGGCAG ATGAGTGAAGCCGAGCGGCGCCGCATTGAGGCTGACTTTGAGCGGCTGCGCCGGCTGCTAGCGGAGCAGGAGCGCACCGTGCTGGGGCGGCTGGCTGAGCTGGACCACACCTTCGCAGCTACCCACGCCGAAAAACCATTGCGGGTGACCGAGGGGGTTGCACAGCTCCACAGACTCATCGGACAGCTAGAGGCCAGGTGCTTGCCCCAG gtcagccttcacaaggcatcagtgGCTTCCGCCCCAACCGGCAGTTGGCCAACGTGGTGGTGGCCGTGCAGGAGGTGGCTCTACAGCTGGTGCAGGATCTGTGCCACAGGCACCAACGATCCCTCACTCTCTTCTGTCACAGTGATGGAGTCCTTATCTGCACCACCTGCGCCAAGCATTGCGCCAACTCTGCCGTGCTGCTCGAAGAGGCCGCTCGCTGCTACAGG gagtataaaccccttttccctgcagaagCAGTTTGAAGCTTCCCTAAAAACCCTGCAAGAGGAGGACAAGCGATGTGCTGGGCTGACTGAGGCAGCAAAGGAGACAAGACAGGAGATGCTG ACTTGA
- the LOC128802577 gene encoding glutamine-rich protein 2-like isoform X2, with amino-acid sequence MASVSLLQLLDDAIGTPEVNVNLEALRKLLKVILGHLSLLGLQDVIPQEGAQEASPAPGQSHPATSRTGPPEEEGGTGTEAGAWDTGQPSQLPGEQPPEKDEVQGTRSGSPVTSMVADMGQMEKTEAKESGISKAAALSQEPHKEMAGIRTVQSIMGKEIQRIKEALGQTTDLCKDLHKEINEMKATQSRMGEGIRMIQEALGQGNLQDAAGQPLVLHDQPAPAKPHTSDMDKLGQSPGTQSTTPGMQTGTPSAQSGTTGTQPGSQEGLPATESIIRDPSELQGQMSTLQNLARDLQGEKEKIRQLQDALGKLDVTVAKCEVDGTNKIPLQLESALQEIKQEQKELREEQKITKATLKQLVTADQLQERLNELRAMMETVGQQQGESQAVCPDSSSDIKLVRKLLHRCERLQQQVDSLVPHQVQRSLPQETQDEELLKSIQATVVRVEGDCEQLGYVTGSLRDDHRQHQKDIEALFRSLEGLEKKADKEDLLLLKVDKAALGSKVSCAHFDASMERLEERMRELLRRVLGQEQRWQEAQQRFSDALDSKLDRLELGPFRKQLEDTWARIIKDLKDELSVEIDDAAGIKQRLLVPYKCLSCDRQLNMHVPGPHIDTLPLFPPLPGSHTAHPSTITTEEQAQQHGHRKLVNSKFLKSQSCKGQDTSSAPLKAVLHLSKKPGMTELLGMDDHMDQGQEHRPEVAKRAQDKLGPTTLAEHQTASDLKH; translated from the exons atggcCTCAGTCAGCCTGTTACAGCTGCTGGATGACGCCATCGGGACGCCCGAAGTCAATGTTAACTTGGAGGCGCTCCGCAAACTGCTGAAGGTCATATTGGGACACCTGAGCCTGCTGGGTCTGCAGGACGTGATCCCCCAGGAGGGGGCCCAGGAAGCCTCGCCTGCCCCGGGGCAGAGCCATCCCGCCACATCACGCACCGGTCCGCCAGAGGAGGAGGGCGGGACCGGCACGGAGGCTGGAGCATGGGACACAGGGCAGCCGTCCCAGCTGCCAGGGGAGCAGCCGCCCGAGAAGGATGAGGTGCAGGGGACCAGGAGCGGCTCTCCTGTCACCTCGATGGTTGCCGACATGGGACAGATGGAGAAAACTGAAGCCAAAGAGAGTGGCATCTCTAAG GCCGCTGCTCTCTCCCAGGAGCCCCACAAGGAGATGGCTGGGATTAGGACTGTGCAGTCCATCATGGGAAAGGAAATTCAGAGGATCAAGGAGGCACTTGGCCAG ACCACAGATCTCTGCAAGGATCTCCATAAGGAGATCAATGAGATGAAGGCCACACAATCCCGCATGGGAGAAGGCATCCGGATGATCCAGGAAGCACTTGGCCag GGGAAcctccaggatgctgctggccaGCCACTTGTCCTCCACGACCAGCCTGCCCCTGCCAAGCCCCACACTTCGGACATGGACAagctggggcagagccctggtACCCAGAGCACCACCCCTGGGATGCAGACAGGGACCCCCAGTGCCCAAAGTGGCACCACTGGGACACAGCCTGGTTCCCAAGAAGGCCTTCCAGCTACGGAGAGCATTATCAGAGACCCATCTGAGCTCCAGGGCCAGATGTCCACCCTGCAGAACCTGGCCAGAGATCTGCAGGGTGAGAAGGAAAAG ATCAGACAGCTGCAGGATGCCCTTGGAAAGCTGGATGTGACTGTAGCCAAGTGCGAAGTGGATGGCACCAACAAGATCCCCCTACAGCTGGA GTCTGCACTGCAGGAGATTaagcaggagcagaaggagctgaGAGAGGAGCAGAAGATTACCAAGGCCACACTGAAGCAGCTGGTCACAGCTGACCAGCTTCAGGAGCGG ctgaatgAGTTGAGGGCAATGATGGAGACTGTGggtcagcagcagggagagtCACAGGCAGTGTGCCCCGACAGCAGCTCAGACATCAAGCTTGTGAGGAAGCTCCTACACCGCTGTGaaaggctccagcagcaggtggaCTCTCTGGTGCCACACCAGGTGCAGAGGTCACTGCCACAGGAAACCCAG GATGAGGAGCTGCTAAAGAGCATCCAGGCCACTGTTGTGCGGGTGGAAGGGGACTGCGAGCAGCTTGGCTATGTCACAGGGAGCCTCCGGGATGACCATCGCCAGCATCAGAAAGATATCGAG GCTCTGTTCCGGTCCCTGGAGGGTCTTGAGAAGAAAGCAGACAAGGAGGACCTGCTGTTGCTG AAAGTGGACaaagctgccctgggcagcaaAGTCAGTTGCGCCCATTTTGATGCGAGCATGGAGCGTCTGGAGGAGAGGATGCGGGAGTTGCTGAGACGGGTGTTAGGTCAGGAGCAGCGCTGGCAGGAGGCCCAGCAGCGGTTCAGTGATGCCCTGGACTCCAAG CTGGATCGCCTGGAGCTTGGGCCTTTCCGGAAGCAGCTAGAGGATACCTGGGCAAGGATCATTAAAGATCTCAAGGATGAGTTGTCGGTAGAGATTGATGACGCTGCTGGAATTAAGCA GCGGCTGCTGGTCCCTTACAAGTGCCTGTCCTGCGACCGGCAGCTCAACATGCATGTGCCTGGCCC gcaCATTGACACACTGCCGCTCTTTCCACCGCTGCCTGGCAGCCACACTGCACACCCCTCTACCATCACCACAGAGGAGCAAGCACAACAGCACGGTCACAG GAAGCTGGTCAATAGCAAGTTCCTCAAGTCGCAGAGCTGCAAGGGTCAGGACACATCCAGTGCACCACTCAAGGCTGTCCTACACCTCTCCAAAAAG cctggcatGACTGAGCTGCTGGGTATGGATGACCACATGGATCAGGGCCAGGAGCACAGGCCTGAGGTGGCAAAGAGGGCACAGGATAAGCTAG GCCCCACCACCTTAGCAGAGCACCAGACAGCTTCTGACCTCAAACACTGA
- the LOC128802580 gene encoding uncharacterized protein LOC128802580 isoform X3, with protein sequence MGEPPEAMVIKTFGGLDETCEPLLKKHMGSYPRGILAPCKDLHPVGVVGADPGQMSEAERRRIEADFERLRRLLAEQERTVLGRLAELDHTFAATHAEKPLRVTEGVAQLHRLIGQLEARCLPQDVGSIISSSFGDTCQRRQSPPGTASSDWQPGCGPSAAAPPVPRRSFWSLGSDQSGSHRTTHSVRLL encoded by the exons ATGGGTGAGCCACCAGAGGCTATGGTCATAAAGACTTTTGGAGGACTGGATGAGACCTGTGAG cCCCTCTTGAAGAAACACATGGGATCATATCCAAGAGGCATCCTGGCGCCCTGCAAAGATCTACATCCAGTTGGAGTGGTTGGTGCAGATCCTGGGCAG ATGAGTGAAGCCGAGCGGCGCCGCATTGAGGCTGACTTTGAGCGGCTGCGCCGGCTGCTAGCGGAGCAGGAGCGCACCGTGCTGGGGCGGCTGGCTGAGCTGGACCACACCTTCGCAGCTACCCACGCCGAAAAACCATTGCGGGTGACCGAGGGGGTTGCACAGCTCCACAGACTCATCGGACAGCTAGAGGCCAGGTGCTTGCCCCAG gatGTCGGGAGCATCATAAGTAG CTCTTTTGGCGACACCTGTCAGAGGCGACAGTCACCTCCCGGCACGGCTTCTAGTGACTGGCAGCCGGGGTGCGGCCCCTctgccgccgccccgcccgtACCGCGGCGCAGTTTCTGGAGCCTGGGCAGCGACCAGAGCGGCTCGCACCGCACCACCCACTCGGTGCGCCTCTTGTAG
- the LOC128802580 gene encoding E3 ubiquitin-protein ligase TRIM11-like isoform X4, with the protein MGEPPEAMVIKTFGGLDETCEPLLKKHMGSYPRGILAPCKDLHPVGVVGADPGQMSEAERRRIEADFERLRRLLAEQERTVLGRLAELDHTFAATHAEKPLRVTEGVAQLHRLIGQLEARCLPQDVGSIISRPQLPLPVFPPVRKSPLALARGAVP; encoded by the exons ATGGGTGAGCCACCAGAGGCTATGGTCATAAAGACTTTTGGAGGACTGGATGAGACCTGTGAG cCCCTCTTGAAGAAACACATGGGATCATATCCAAGAGGCATCCTGGCGCCCTGCAAAGATCTACATCCAGTTGGAGTGGTTGGTGCAGATCCTGGGCAG ATGAGTGAAGCCGAGCGGCGCCGCATTGAGGCTGACTTTGAGCGGCTGCGCCGGCTGCTAGCGGAGCAGGAGCGCACCGTGCTGGGGCGGCTGGCTGAGCTGGACCACACCTTCGCAGCTACCCACGCCGAAAAACCATTGCGGGTGACCGAGGGGGTTGCACAGCTCCACAGACTCATCGGACAGCTAGAGGCCAGGTGCTTGCCCCAG gatGTCGGGAGCATCATAAGTAG GCCTCAGCTGCCGCTGCCTGTGTTCCCACCTGTCCGTAAATCCCCGCTGGCGTTGGCCCGAGGGGCTGTTCCATGA
- the LOC128802577 gene encoding glutamine-rich protein 2-like isoform X3, producing MASVSLLQLLDDAIGTPEVNVNLEALRKLLKVILGHLSLLGLQDVIPQEGAQEASPAPGQSHPATSRTGPPEEEGGTGTEAGAWDTGQPSQLPGEQPPEKDEVQGTRSGSPVTSMVADMGQMEKTEAKESGISKAAALSQEPHKEMAGIRTVQSIMGKEIQRIKEALGQTTDLCKDLHKEINEMKATQSRMGEGIRMIQEALGQVLTAVPLQGNLQDAAGQPLVLHDQPAPAKPHTSDMDKLGQSPGTQSTTPGMQTGTPSAQSGTTGTQPGSQEGLPATESIIRDPSELQGQMSTLQNLARDLQGEKEKIRQLQDALGKLDVTVAKCEVDGTNKIPLQLESALQEIKQEQKELREEQKITKATLKQLVTADQLQERLNELRAMMETVGQQQGESQAVCPDSSSDIKLVRKLLHRCERLQQQVDSLVPHQVQRSLPQETQDEELLKSIQATVVRVEGDCEQLGYVTGSLRDDHRQHQKDIEALFRSLEGLEKKADKEDLLLLKVDKAALGSKVSCAHFDASMERLEERMRELLRRVLGQEQRWQEAQQRFSDALDSKLDRLELGPFRKQLEDTWARIIKDLKDELSVEIDDAAGIKQRLLVPYKCLSCDRQLNMHVPGPHIDTLPLFPPLPGSHTAHPSTITTEEQAQQHGHRKLVNSKFLKSQSCKGQDTSSAPLKAVLHLSKKAPPP from the exons atggcCTCAGTCAGCCTGTTACAGCTGCTGGATGACGCCATCGGGACGCCCGAAGTCAATGTTAACTTGGAGGCGCTCCGCAAACTGCTGAAGGTCATATTGGGACACCTGAGCCTGCTGGGTCTGCAGGACGTGATCCCCCAGGAGGGGGCCCAGGAAGCCTCGCCTGCCCCGGGGCAGAGCCATCCCGCCACATCACGCACCGGTCCGCCAGAGGAGGAGGGCGGGACCGGCACGGAGGCTGGAGCATGGGACACAGGGCAGCCGTCCCAGCTGCCAGGGGAGCAGCCGCCCGAGAAGGATGAGGTGCAGGGGACCAGGAGCGGCTCTCCTGTCACCTCGATGGTTGCCGACATGGGACAGATGGAGAAAACTGAAGCCAAAGAGAGTGGCATCTCTAAG GCCGCTGCTCTCTCCCAGGAGCCCCACAAGGAGATGGCTGGGATTAGGACTGTGCAGTCCATCATGGGAAAGGAAATTCAGAGGATCAAGGAGGCACTTGGCCAG ACCACAGATCTCTGCAAGGATCTCCATAAGGAGATCAATGAGATGAAGGCCACACAATCCCGCATGGGAGAAGGCATCCGGATGATCCAGGAAGCACTTGGCCag GTCCTGACTGCAGTCCCTCTCCAGGGGAAcctccaggatgctgctggccaGCCACTTGTCCTCCACGACCAGCCTGCCCCTGCCAAGCCCCACACTTCGGACATGGACAagctggggcagagccctggtACCCAGAGCACCACCCCTGGGATGCAGACAGGGACCCCCAGTGCCCAAAGTGGCACCACTGGGACACAGCCTGGTTCCCAAGAAGGCCTTCCAGCTACGGAGAGCATTATCAGAGACCCATCTGAGCTCCAGGGCCAGATGTCCACCCTGCAGAACCTGGCCAGAGATCTGCAGGGTGAGAAGGAAAAG ATCAGACAGCTGCAGGATGCCCTTGGAAAGCTGGATGTGACTGTAGCCAAGTGCGAAGTGGATGGCACCAACAAGATCCCCCTACAGCTGGA GTCTGCACTGCAGGAGATTaagcaggagcagaaggagctgaGAGAGGAGCAGAAGATTACCAAGGCCACACTGAAGCAGCTGGTCACAGCTGACCAGCTTCAGGAGCGG ctgaatgAGTTGAGGGCAATGATGGAGACTGTGggtcagcagcagggagagtCACAGGCAGTGTGCCCCGACAGCAGCTCAGACATCAAGCTTGTGAGGAAGCTCCTACACCGCTGTGaaaggctccagcagcaggtggaCTCTCTGGTGCCACACCAGGTGCAGAGGTCACTGCCACAGGAAACCCAG GATGAGGAGCTGCTAAAGAGCATCCAGGCCACTGTTGTGCGGGTGGAAGGGGACTGCGAGCAGCTTGGCTATGTCACAGGGAGCCTCCGGGATGACCATCGCCAGCATCAGAAAGATATCGAG GCTCTGTTCCGGTCCCTGGAGGGTCTTGAGAAGAAAGCAGACAAGGAGGACCTGCTGTTGCTG AAAGTGGACaaagctgccctgggcagcaaAGTCAGTTGCGCCCATTTTGATGCGAGCATGGAGCGTCTGGAGGAGAGGATGCGGGAGTTGCTGAGACGGGTGTTAGGTCAGGAGCAGCGCTGGCAGGAGGCCCAGCAGCGGTTCAGTGATGCCCTGGACTCCAAG CTGGATCGCCTGGAGCTTGGGCCTTTCCGGAAGCAGCTAGAGGATACCTGGGCAAGGATCATTAAAGATCTCAAGGATGAGTTGTCGGTAGAGATTGATGACGCTGCTGGAATTAAGCA GCGGCTGCTGGTCCCTTACAAGTGCCTGTCCTGCGACCGGCAGCTCAACATGCATGTGCCTGGCCC gcaCATTGACACACTGCCGCTCTTTCCACCGCTGCCTGGCAGCCACACTGCACACCCCTCTACCATCACCACAGAGGAGCAAGCACAACAGCACGGTCACAG GAAGCTGGTCAATAGCAAGTTCCTCAAGTCGCAGAGCTGCAAGGGTCAGGACACATCCAGTGCACCACTCAAGGCTGTCCTACACCTCTCCAAAAAG GCCCCACCACCTTAG
- the LOC128802577 gene encoding glutamine-rich protein 2-like isoform X1, whose product MASVSLLQLLDDAIGTPEVNVNLEALRKLLKVILGHLSLLGLQDVIPQEGAQEASPAPGQSHPATSRTGPPEEEGGTGTEAGAWDTGQPSQLPGEQPPEKDEVQGTRSGSPVTSMVADMGQMEKTEAKESGISKAAALSQEPHKEMAGIRTVQSIMGKEIQRIKEALGQTTDLCKDLHKEINEMKATQSRMGEGIRMIQEALGQVLTAVPLQGNLQDAAGQPLVLHDQPAPAKPHTSDMDKLGQSPGTQSTTPGMQTGTPSAQSGTTGTQPGSQEGLPATESIIRDPSELQGQMSTLQNLARDLQGEKEKIRQLQDALGKLDVTVAKCEVDGTNKIPLQLESALQEIKQEQKELREEQKITKATLKQLVTADQLQERLNELRAMMETVGQQQGESQAVCPDSSSDIKLVRKLLHRCERLQQQVDSLVPHQVQRSLPQETQDEELLKSIQATVVRVEGDCEQLGYVTGSLRDDHRQHQKDIEALFRSLEGLEKKADKEDLLLLKVDKAALGSKVSCAHFDASMERLEERMRELLRRVLGQEQRWQEAQQRFSDALDSKLDRLELGPFRKQLEDTWARIIKDLKDELSVEIDDAAGIKQRLLVPYKCLSCDRQLNMHVPGPHIDTLPLFPPLPGSHTAHPSTITTEEQAQQHGHRKLVNSKFLKSQSCKGQDTSSAPLKAVLHLSKKPGMTELLGMDDHMDQGQEHRPEVAKRAQDKLGPTTLAEHQTASDLKH is encoded by the exons atggcCTCAGTCAGCCTGTTACAGCTGCTGGATGACGCCATCGGGACGCCCGAAGTCAATGTTAACTTGGAGGCGCTCCGCAAACTGCTGAAGGTCATATTGGGACACCTGAGCCTGCTGGGTCTGCAGGACGTGATCCCCCAGGAGGGGGCCCAGGAAGCCTCGCCTGCCCCGGGGCAGAGCCATCCCGCCACATCACGCACCGGTCCGCCAGAGGAGGAGGGCGGGACCGGCACGGAGGCTGGAGCATGGGACACAGGGCAGCCGTCCCAGCTGCCAGGGGAGCAGCCGCCCGAGAAGGATGAGGTGCAGGGGACCAGGAGCGGCTCTCCTGTCACCTCGATGGTTGCCGACATGGGACAGATGGAGAAAACTGAAGCCAAAGAGAGTGGCATCTCTAAG GCCGCTGCTCTCTCCCAGGAGCCCCACAAGGAGATGGCTGGGATTAGGACTGTGCAGTCCATCATGGGAAAGGAAATTCAGAGGATCAAGGAGGCACTTGGCCAG ACCACAGATCTCTGCAAGGATCTCCATAAGGAGATCAATGAGATGAAGGCCACACAATCCCGCATGGGAGAAGGCATCCGGATGATCCAGGAAGCACTTGGCCag GTCCTGACTGCAGTCCCTCTCCAGGGGAAcctccaggatgctgctggccaGCCACTTGTCCTCCACGACCAGCCTGCCCCTGCCAAGCCCCACACTTCGGACATGGACAagctggggcagagccctggtACCCAGAGCACCACCCCTGGGATGCAGACAGGGACCCCCAGTGCCCAAAGTGGCACCACTGGGACACAGCCTGGTTCCCAAGAAGGCCTTCCAGCTACGGAGAGCATTATCAGAGACCCATCTGAGCTCCAGGGCCAGATGTCCACCCTGCAGAACCTGGCCAGAGATCTGCAGGGTGAGAAGGAAAAG ATCAGACAGCTGCAGGATGCCCTTGGAAAGCTGGATGTGACTGTAGCCAAGTGCGAAGTGGATGGCACCAACAAGATCCCCCTACAGCTGGA GTCTGCACTGCAGGAGATTaagcaggagcagaaggagctgaGAGAGGAGCAGAAGATTACCAAGGCCACACTGAAGCAGCTGGTCACAGCTGACCAGCTTCAGGAGCGG ctgaatgAGTTGAGGGCAATGATGGAGACTGTGggtcagcagcagggagagtCACAGGCAGTGTGCCCCGACAGCAGCTCAGACATCAAGCTTGTGAGGAAGCTCCTACACCGCTGTGaaaggctccagcagcaggtggaCTCTCTGGTGCCACACCAGGTGCAGAGGTCACTGCCACAGGAAACCCAG GATGAGGAGCTGCTAAAGAGCATCCAGGCCACTGTTGTGCGGGTGGAAGGGGACTGCGAGCAGCTTGGCTATGTCACAGGGAGCCTCCGGGATGACCATCGCCAGCATCAGAAAGATATCGAG GCTCTGTTCCGGTCCCTGGAGGGTCTTGAGAAGAAAGCAGACAAGGAGGACCTGCTGTTGCTG AAAGTGGACaaagctgccctgggcagcaaAGTCAGTTGCGCCCATTTTGATGCGAGCATGGAGCGTCTGGAGGAGAGGATGCGGGAGTTGCTGAGACGGGTGTTAGGTCAGGAGCAGCGCTGGCAGGAGGCCCAGCAGCGGTTCAGTGATGCCCTGGACTCCAAG CTGGATCGCCTGGAGCTTGGGCCTTTCCGGAAGCAGCTAGAGGATACCTGGGCAAGGATCATTAAAGATCTCAAGGATGAGTTGTCGGTAGAGATTGATGACGCTGCTGGAATTAAGCA GCGGCTGCTGGTCCCTTACAAGTGCCTGTCCTGCGACCGGCAGCTCAACATGCATGTGCCTGGCCC gcaCATTGACACACTGCCGCTCTTTCCACCGCTGCCTGGCAGCCACACTGCACACCCCTCTACCATCACCACAGAGGAGCAAGCACAACAGCACGGTCACAG GAAGCTGGTCAATAGCAAGTTCCTCAAGTCGCAGAGCTGCAAGGGTCAGGACACATCCAGTGCACCACTCAAGGCTGTCCTACACCTCTCCAAAAAG cctggcatGACTGAGCTGCTGGGTATGGATGACCACATGGATCAGGGCCAGGAGCACAGGCCTGAGGTGGCAAAGAGGGCACAGGATAAGCTAG GCCCCACCACCTTAGCAGAGCACCAGACAGCTTCTGACCTCAAACACTGA